The Vidua chalybeata isolate OUT-0048 chromosome 21, bVidCha1 merged haplotype, whole genome shotgun sequence genome contains a region encoding:
- the SEC16A gene encoding protein transport protein Sec16A isoform X1: MQQPPQPVPPGAAPPPPAGVARNMYWRNSPLGKRANAAAAPVQPVTDPFAFGRQTPQGSPLDNPPKGSAPAFPQPALVHPPPARAGDSPHGPHTSLSAPVSQAGISTSSFSNVPVPPPSLGYVINSAAEGRPNADLGLRGHYNPGAAVENSFSVHPGMVSAASKPGARQDVGRDPNDAASAPSTAALFPPPPQQPGPQWRPVPGNLQSPVRNFVPYPEPSPQTDVHNVSQPSVSTSHPPPHAPVPQGPGHQGVPQNIVQAPLSAGCEKNGKNGPANSSHHMNSIQPGNVFRQNTEMTNPWSNQPYQEQFYAQPPLQDSGFVLPTAQENNPKNQSPAMSETSNRSIPTDRDPGTLSMFFKGDEAENEEILSSEKKYVMEKTEFDACQQNSASLYHQPVHPQQVATNILSQAQLGTAGEMVQKGMDVQYFPKLVSHQEAQAAKHSLFAGDGKAQIGDTAAGSQYENVENLECIQNQEVLPSEPQNINASSPAAGPDPYRYGSFPGQMLPKNAAVSHAEGGPNLEAPDSLPHPARPDSVSSNYSSISHRSASSSARPPEQVGTFIQQEIGKPDEESSASFFKQIDSSPLGGDSGELNLSKNYHGNLSQPPTPSPPKPTGVFQTSANSSFEPVRSHGVGIKPAEIDQAKMVVELRENHSNQKNIKKNTAGPAASPGNLEQPPDNLETIYMPQVHPGPLAGAGEAGNTLHSGPVVENVQSVSERRSSTRAQGAVKKCDSPATTLWAHNELPNFGGNVLLAPAAPAVYVPAKQTVEVIQPPEEGLSNQQPCKPGTIAVQHSQDGNIAFENLENPPKMGEEEALQSQASSGYASLLSSPPTESLQNQPILIAQPNQSYNLAQPINFSISLSNQLSNNENNQPMKDSGVGDKPAMGPQSSHAGGENMPLPVMQVGSLLVNALPNTNLLKHNLLQSPVNSSDAASNQPANLLMKTPLNLTPEGQKNVHVEGLVPEFASKPGSNSSVSPGTNLPSGSASGLVPPVNSVAQANNSANQSSSKEAAGVLDFTVPRTLEKSSTSNSVQVHNQSPSGAPIQQAAGGAGQVRPEVPDKQHFYQQVTKDVQHQAAADRAAQGALPPQPQMQAAQMQPPTSGQPSVPPDSHIPTGAKALQQGENQVLGSHPQPGGPQEAGSAQPRYDQTSPGKQPVSEQPPGAPAAAASPATTAQAVPPNGQQDLQRPPPPQTPQEAFGPPQNPYYYYRHPYDAYQAPYPPPYPPADPRTAAHLYYMEDSYGQYDPRYRHYDSSTAYMEPGSYRYPEPERPSSRASHCSDRPSSRQGYTEDYYGKGGWSDYYSGYYPNSYDYGDPSRWERYPYDPRYRDPRSYDQRYWYDAEHNPYQKREAYPYGSRNDRYEDNWRYDPRFTGSFDDDSEPHRDPYGDDFDRRSVHSEHSGHSLRSSRSVHSHHSSFSSRSQQSQLYRSNHDLTGNAYETPAQAVHAEYPYGGYDPSFDGQQPFTDYGYPAETGWSAVEQAPLRPSTPEKFSVPHICARFGPGGFLIKALPNLPSEGQPALVEIHSMETMLQHSPEQEEMRAFPGPLAKDETHKVDVINFAQSKAAQCFKNENLIDKESASLLWDFIVLLCRQNGTVVGTDLAELLLRDHKTVWLPGKSPNEANLIDFTNEALEQVEEESGEAQLSFLTDNLVTTVDSFEKETERFRELLLYGRKKDALESAMKHGLWGHALLLASKMDNRTHARVMTRFANSLPINDPLQTVYQLMSGRMPAASTCCGDEKWGDWRPHLAMVLSNLTNNVDLESRTIATMGDTLASKGLLDAAHFCYLMAQVGFGVYTRKTTKLVLIGSNHSLPFLKFATNEAIQRTEAYEYAQSLGSQPGCLPNFQVFKFIYACRLAEMGLAAQAFHYCEVISRTVLKDPHYYSPVLIGQLIQMSSQLRLFDPQIKEKPEQESFIEPPWLVTLRHVDGQIKEGAIAYNTDRSTPPPYECSTPSSELDRASQCDGAGGRDVGPGAENALLASLLPSMAQQMQSVQLMPSVPQAVLDGSAAMIPPGDQGSVPFYPVAPQPLAPGPGFPPQGFSNPYGTEPSPLYLGTTLPPGGPPQEMEPQPEEQTNLETGMQRIAPESPSQNSFPEQREDDFYGRMANMGYGRRSRTTSESSAHSVGRERSNSAAKQPSPPPSAPAGKETKKETKKEAAPRKTGGTWFRWLMGKGKNEAHLPDDKNKSIVWDEQKQRWVNLDEPEEESKPPPPPPTGFPKAAQAAPPGPGGPPGASVNVFSRRAAGSRARYVDVLNPGGTKASGAVPAPSDLFAPLAPMPIPANVFVPNSVPGESQPVEGSGAAEHTPAANQTSTDPAAAVEPEYLNPAALPPGSGLHVPNPDGSQSGELSRSSSMSSLSREVSQHFNQPATVPPSGAPSAGAVPFYNPSQFAQSPAATGSSRLGRIGQRKYPTLK, translated from the exons ATGCAGCAGCCACCGCAGCCCGTCCCTCCAGGGgcggctcctcctcctcccgccggCGTGGCTCGCAACATGTACTGGAGGAACAGCCCCCTCGGCAAGCGGGCAAACGCCGCAGCTGCGCCGGTGCAGCCCGTGACAGACCCGTTTGCCTTCGGCAGGCAAACCCCGCAGGGCTCCCCTTTGGATAATCCACCCAAGGGCAGCGCACCGGCGTTCCCACAGCCAGCCCTCGTGCAtccgccgcccgcccgcgccgggGACAGCCCTCATGGACCACACACCTCTCTGTCAGCTCCCGTGTCTCAGGCAGGGATAAGCACCAGTAGCTTTTCCAATGTTCCAGTTCCTCCTCCGTCCCTGGGGTATGTTATAAATAGTGCTGCAGAAGGGCGTCCCAACGCCGATCTCGGACTCCGTGGGCATTATaacccaggagcagcagtggaaaaTTCTTTCAGTGTGCATCCTGGAATGGTGTCTGCAGCGAGCAAACCTGGAGCTAGACAGGATGTTGGCAGAGATCCAAATGATGCAGCTtcagcacccagcacagcagcactcttcccaccacctccccagcagcctgggccCCAGTGGAGGCCTGTCCCAGGGAATCTGCAGTCTCCAGTTCGGAATTTTGTGCCCTATCCTGAGCCGTCTCCTCAGACTGACGTTCATAACGTTTCTCAGCCTTCGGTCAGCACGTCTCACCCTCCTCCTCACGCCCCTGTCCCACAGGGTCCTGGACACCAAGGTGTTCCACAAAACATCGTGCAAGCGCCTTTATCCGCTGGCTGTGAGAAGAATGGCAAAAACGGCCCTGCAAACAGCAGTCATCACATGAACAGCATCCAGCCTGGAAATGTGTTTAGGCAGAACACAGAAATGACTAACCCTTGGTCAAACCAACCTTACCAGGAACAGTTTTACGCACAGCCACCTTTGCAAGACTCCGGTTTTGTCCTTCCCACAGCTCaggaaaacaaccccaaaaaccagtCTCCAGCTATGTCTGAAACGTCAAATAGGTCTATTCCCACAGATCGAGATCCAGGAACTCTCTCCATGTTTTTCAAAGGGGACGaggcagaaaatgaagaaatactttcatctgaaaaaaaatatgtaatggAGAAAACAGAGTTTGATGCCTGTCAGCAAAATTCAGCCTCCCTGTATCACCAGCCTGTGCATCCTCAGCAGGTAGCAACCAATATTCTCTCTCAGGCACAGCTGGGTACAGCTGGTGAGATGGTACAGAAAGGAATGGATGTCCAGTACTTCCCTAAACTTGTCAGCCATCAGGAGGCACAGGCTGCTAAGCACTCTCTGTTTGCTGGTGATGGCAAGGCACAGATAGGTGACACAGCTGCTGGGTCCCAGTACGAAAATGTGGAGAACCTGGAATGCATTCAGAATCAGGAAGTGCTGCCAAGCGAACCACAGAACATCAACGCTTCATCCCCTGCTGCCGGTCCCGATCCGTACAGGTACGGATCCTTCCCGGGTCAGATGCTTCCCAAGAATGCTGCTGTGAGCCATGCTGAAGGAGGACCAAACCTGGAGGCACCTGATTCCTTACCTCACCCTGCCCGGCCAGACAGCGTCTCTTCCAACTACAGCAGCATCAGCCACAGGAGCGCTTCCAGCTCGGCACGGCCCCCAGAGCAAGTCGGTACATTTATCCAGCAGGAAATTGGGAAGCCTGATGAGGAATCCTCTGCCAGCTTCTTCAAACAGATTGACTCCTCTCCTCTGGGAGGTGATTCAGGTGAGCTAAACCTGAGCAAGAACTACCACGGCAATCTATCCCAGCCTCCCACTCCAAGTCCTCCTAAGCCTACAGGAGTGTTTCAGACAAGTGCAAATAGTTCTTTTGAACCTGTGAGGTCCCATGGCGTTGGTATAAAACCTGCAGAGATTGACCAAGCAAAGATGGTGGTTGAATTAAGAGAGAACCATTCGAACCAAAAGAATATCAAGAAGAACACAGCGGGGCCTGCTGCATCCCCTGGCAATCTTGAACAGCCACCAGATAATCTGGAAACAATTTACATGCCTCAGGTACACCCAGGGCCTCTTGCAGGCGCTGGGGAGGCTGGAAACACGCTGCACTCTGGACCTGTTGTGGAAAATGTACAATCGGTATCTGAGAGACGATCCTCAAccagagctcagggagcagTTAAGAAGTGTGATAGCCCAGCAACAACTTTATGGGCTCACAATGAGTTaccaaattttgggggaaatgtTCTCCtagctcctgctgctcctgcagtgtACGTACCTGCCAAACAGACTGTGGAAGTCATTCAGCCACCAGAGGAAGGCCTGTCTAATCAGCAGCCATGTAAACCAGGGACTATTGCTGTGCAGCACTCCCAGGATGGAAATATAGCTTTTGAAAATCTTGAGAATCCTCCCAAAATGGGAGAAGAGGAAGCACTTCAGTCTCAGGCAAGTTCTGGTTATGCAAGTTTATTGTCTTCTCCACCTACAGAGTCTTTGCAAAATCAGCCTATCCTGATTGCTCAGCCTAATCAAAGCTATAACTTGGCTCAgccaattaatttttctatttctctatCTAATCAGCTAAGCAACAATGAAAACAATCAGCCAATGAAGGACTCTGGAGTTGGGGACAAGCCTGCGATGGGTCCCCAAAGTTCACATGCTGGTGGGGAAAACATGCCATTACCTGTGATGCAAGTTGGATCTCTCTTAGTTAATGCACTTCCAAATACTAACCTgttaaaacataatttattacAAAGTCCTGTTAATTCTTCTGATGCTGCTTCTAATCAGCCTGCAAATTTGCTTATGAAAACTCCTCTTAATTTGACTCCAGAAGGGCAAAAGAATGTTCATGTGGAAGGCCTTGTTCCTGAATTTGCTAGCAAGCCAGGATCTAACTCATCTGTTTCTCCTGGGACAAATCTTCCCAGTGGAAGTGCAAGTGGCCTAGTCCCCCCTGTTAATTCCGTAGCACAGGCTAATAATTCTGCAAATCAGTCAAGTAGCAAAGAAGCTGCTGGAGTGCTGGACTTCACAGTGCCACGGACGttggagaaaagcagcacaagtAATTCTGTCCAGGTGCACAATCAGTCACCCTCTGGTGCTCCAATCCAGCAGGCGGCCGGTGGTGCTGGTCAGGTGCGTCCCGAGGTGCCTGACAAACAACATTTCTATCAACAGGTGACAAAAGATGTGCAGCACCAGGCTGCAGCAGACCGAGCTGCACAGGGAGCGCTGCCACCCCAGCCACAAATGCAAGCGGCTCAAATGCAGCCACCAACATCTGGGCAGCCCTCAGTTCCTCCAGACTCCCACATTCCCACAGGCGCTAAAGCCCTGCAGCAGGGGGAGAACCAGGTGCTGGGTAGCCATCCCCAGCCAGGGGGGCCCCAAGAGGCAGGTTCAGCCCAGCCAAGGTACGACCAGACGAGTCCCGGGAAGCAGCCGGTGTCAGAACAGCCTCCAGGTGCTCCAGCTGCCGCAGCCTCTCCTGCCACCACTGCTCAGGCAGTCCCACCCAACGGGCAGCAAGACCTGCAGCGTCCACCCCCTCCTCAGACCCCTCAGGAAGCCTTTGGTCCACCCCAGAATCCTTACTACTACTACAGACATCCTTACGATGCTTACCAGGCCCCATATCCACCACCTTATCCTCCTGCAGaccccaggacagcagctcaCCTTTATTACATG GAGGACAGCTATGGGCAGTACGACCCCCGGTACCGACACTACGACAGCAGCACTGCCTACATGGAGCCCGGGAGTTACCGCTACCCCGAGCCTGAACGGCCCAGCTCCAGGGCCAGCCACTGCTCCGACAGACCTTCCTCCAG GCAAGGGTATACAGAAGATTATTATGGAAAAGGTGGATGGAGTGATTATTATTCAGGCTATTACCCAAACTCCTATGATTATGGAG atCCAAGTCGCTGGGAACGATACCCATATGACCCCAGGTACAGAGACCCGAGGAGTTATGACCAGAGGTACTGGTATGATGCTGAACACAACCCTTACCAGAAGAGAGAAGCATATCCATATGGCAGCAG GAATGACCGATACGAGGATAACTGGAGGTACGATCCCCGTTTCACCGGGAGCTTTGACGATGACTCGGAGCCGCACAGGGATCCCTACGGGGACGACTTTGACCGGCGCAGCGTCCACAGCGAGCACTCGGGCCACAGCCTGCGCAGCTCCCGCAGCGTccacagccaccacagcagCTTCAGCTCTCGCTCCCAGCAG AGCCAGCTCTACAGGAGCAATCACGATCTAACGGGCAATGCCTATGAAACTCCTGCGCAGGCAGTGCACGCAGAGTATCCCTACGGAGGGTATGACCCCAGCTTTGATGGACAGCAGCCTTTCACAGACTATGGCTACCCTGCTGAAACAGGCTGGTCAGCTGTGGAGCAAG CACCTTTAAGGCCCTCAACACCTGAGAAATTTTCAGTGCCTCATATCTGTGCCAGGTTTGGGCCTGGGGGCTTCTTAATAAAAGCACTGCCAAACCTGCCTTCTGAGGGTCAGCCAGCTCTGGTTGAAATCCACAGCATGGAG ACTATGTTACAACATTCTCCAGAGCAAGAAGAGATGAGAGCCTTTCCTGGTCCTCTTGCTAA ggatgaGACCCATAAAGTGGATGTTATTAATTTTGCACAAAGTAAAGCTGCTCAGTGCTTTaagaatgaaaatttaattgaCAAAGAATCTGCAAGTCTTCTTTGGGACTTTATTGTACTGTTGTGCAGGCAGAATGGG ACTGTTGTGGGAACAGACCTGGCTGAACTTCTGCTCCGAGATCACAAAACGGTGTGGCTTCCTGGGAAGTCCCCTAATGAGGCAAATTTGATTGATTTCACTAATGAGGCTTTGGAACAAGTGGAAGAGGAATCTGGTGAAGCCCAGCTCTCGTTTCTCACTGATAATCTTGTAACCACTGTTGACAGTTTTGAGAAGGAGACTGAGAGATTCAGGGAGTTGCTGCTTTATGGCCGTAAGAAA GATGCTTTGGAGTCTGCCATGAAACATGGTTTGTGGGGTCATGCTCTGCTCCTTGCCAGCAAAATGGACAACAGAACACATGCAAGAGTGATGACCAG ATTTGCCAACAGTCTCCCAATTAATGACCCTCTGCAGACTGTTTATCAGCTCATGTCTGGAAGGATGCCAGCTGCATCCACG TGCTGTGGAGATGAGAAATGGGGAGACTGGAGGCCTCACCTAGCAATGGTGTTATCCAACTTAACCAATAACGTGGACTTGGAATCCAGGACCATTGCAACCATGGGAGACACTCTTG CTTCTAAAGGCCTGCTGGATGCTGCTCATTTTTGTTACCTTATGGCCCAAGTTGGGTTTGGAGTTTACACAAGGAAGACAACAAAGCTTGTCCTAATTGGATCAAATCACag CTTGCCATTTTTAAAGTTTGCCACCAATGAAGCCATTCAAAGAACAGAAGCCTATGAGTATGCACAGTCACTAGGAAGTCAGCCTGGCTGCTTGCCCAATTTCCAG GTTTTCAAGTTCATCTATGCCTGTCGGCTGGCTGAGATGGGCCTTGCTGCCCAGGCTTTCCACTACTGTGAAGTGATTTCCAGAACTGTCCTCAAAGATCCACATTACTATTCCCCTGTGTTGATTGGCCAGCTAATCCAG ATGTCATCCCAGCTGCGCCTGTTTGACCCtcagataaaagaaaaaccagagCAGGAATCTTTTATTGAACCCCCCTGGTTGGTGACACTTCGACATGTGGATGGACAGATCAAG gagggTGCAATAGCCTATAACACAGACAGATCCACTCCCCCTCCCTACGAatgcagcactcccagctctgaACTGGACCGTGCCAGTCAGTGTGATGGGGCAGGTGGCCGTGATGTGGGGCCAGGTGCTGAAAATGCCTTGCTGGCATCCTTGTTACCCAGTATGGCTCAACAGATGCAGAGCGTGCAGCTGATGCCTTCAG TACCTCAGGCTGTCCTTGATGGCTCAGCTGCCATGATTCCTCCTGGTGACCAGGGAAGTGTCCCCTTCTACCCAGTGGCTCCTCAGCCTCTTGCTCCAGGACCTGGCTTTCCACCTCAAGGATTTTCAAATCCCTATGGAACTGAACCATCACCACTATATTTAGGGACAACACTACCCCCAGGAGGGCCACCACAAGAAATGGAACCACAGCCAGAAGAACAGACAAACCTGGAAACAG gaatgcaGAGAATTGCCCCGGAGTCTCCTTCACAAAACTCCTTCCCTGAACAGAGAGAGGATGATTTCTATGGCAGAATGGCTAACATG GGCTATGGGCGAAGGTCCCGAACAACCTCAGAGTCCTCTGCTCATTCTGTGGGACGAGAGAGATCCAACTCTGCAGCAAAACaaccctctcctcctccctctgctcctgcagggaaagagactaaaaaagaaacaaaaaaggaggCAGCACCCAGAAAG aCTGGTGGAACCTGGTTTCGCTGGctgatgggaaaaggaaagaatgaggCTCACCTGCCAGATGACAAGAATAAATCA ATTGTTTGGGATGAGCAGAAACAACGTTGGGTTAATCTGGATGAACCAGAAGAAGAG AGTAAACCTCCTCCACCACCTCCAACAGGATTTCCTAAagctgctcaggctgctccCCCTGGGCCTGGAGGCCCACCTGGTGCCTCTGTCAACGTgttctccaggagagcag CTGGAAGCAGAGCCCGTTATGTGGATGTCCTGAATCCAGGAGGAACCAAGGCAAGTGGTGCTGTTCCTGCACCATCAGACCTGTTTGCCCCCCTGGCACCAATGCCCATTCCTGCCAACGTGTTTGTTCCAAACTCAG TTCCAGGGGAATCCCAGCCCGTGGAGGGGagtggagcagcagagcacacacCAGCTGCAAACCAAACCAGCAcagaccctgctgcagctgtggagcCAGAG taCTTAAACCCTGCAGCCCTTCCTCCTGGATCTGGACTTCATGTTCCTAACCCTGATGGCTCCCAGTCAGGCGAG